The genomic interval AGATCAGCCAGCGCGTCAACTCGTCGCTCGACGTGGAGGCGGTTCTTGAGCAGACGCTCGAGATGCTGACTCAGATCGTTCAGGCAGACGCAAGCTCCATCTGGTTGGTCGACGAGGACACCCGTGAGCTCTATTGCGCCATTGCGACGGGGAGTAAGGGCGAGCAGATCCGGCACATGCGCATCCCATGGGACGTGGGGATCGTGGGCTGGGTCGTGCAGAACGACAACTGGTACCTCACCACGGACGCCGTCCACGATGACCACCACGCTCGCGACGTAGCCGTCGAGGTCGGCTACGATGCCCACACGCTGCTGTGCGTCCCGATGCACAGCCGCGGTCGGGTGGTCGGCTGTATCGAGGTCATCAACAAACTGATCGACGGCTCGTTCACCGACAAGGACATGCTCCAGCTCTCGATCTTTGCGAACCTCGTCGGACTCGCCATCGATAACGCGCGGTTCTTCTCGCAGGTGCAGCAGGAGTACCTGAACCTTCGTCAGGAGCTCGGCGACCGGCGGATCGATCCACAGGCGATGGTGGCGACGAGCAGGAGCATGACCGAGGTCGTGGAGCTCGTCGAACGCGTTGCCCCGACCGACTCGACCGTTCTGATCCGAGGCGAGAGCGGCACGGGGAAGGAAATCGTCGCCCAGACGATCCATTCGCTGAGCCTACGGGCGCGAGGTCCCTTCGTCGCGATCAACTGCGGCGGCATCCCTGAGAATCTGCTGGAAAGCGAGCTCTTCGGTCACGAGAAGGGGGCGTTCACCGGGGCGACGGCGCGGCGGATCGGGCGGTTCGAGCTCGCCAAGTCGGGCACGCTCTTCCTGGACGAGATCGGCGACATGCCGCTGCCTCTGCAGACGAAGCTCCTGCGCGTGCTCCAGTCCCGGAAGTTCGAACGACTCGGGGGGAACCAGGTTCTGGACGCCGATGTGCGGATCATCGCCGCCACGAACCAGGATCTGGAAGAGCTCATCCGTATGGATCGATTCCGCGAAGACCTCTACTACCGGCTCAACGTCATCTCGATCTTCCTGCCGGCGCTCCGAGAGCGTCGCGACGACATCCTGCCCCTCGCTCACCACTTCATGTCACAGAGCGCTGCCAAGCTGCACCGCCATTCCGCCTCCCTGCACGCCGACACAGCGGCGGTTCTCATGAACCACGAATGGCCCGGCAACATCCGCGAGCTTGAGAACGCCAT from Candidatus Poribacteria bacterium carries:
- a CDS encoding sigma-54-dependent Fis family transcriptional regulator gives rise to the protein MSRTRKPPVVGGTKALAKRADGITEQDWYKLLEISQRVNSSLDVEAVLEQTLEMLTQIVQADASSIWLVDEDTRELYCAIATGSKGEQIRHMRIPWDVGIVGWVVQNDNWYLTTDAVHDDHHARDVAVEVGYDAHTLLCVPMHSRGRVVGCIEVINKLIDGSFTDKDMLQLSIFANLVGLAIDNARFFSQVQQEYLNLRQELGDRRIDPQAMVATSRSMTEVVELVERVAPTDSTVLIRGESGTGKEIVAQTIHSLSLRARGPFVAINCGGIPENLLESELFGHEKGAFTGATARRIGRFELAKSGTLFLDEIGDMPLPLQTKLLRVLQSRKFERLGGNQVLDADVRIIAATNQDLEELIRMDRFREDLYYRLNVISIFLPALRERRDDILPLAHHFMSQSAAKLHRHSASLHADTAAVLMNHEWPGNIRELENAIEHALVLARAPEIRPTDLPFNVRKGSNSAGRDHEYPDSLEEAQRIFRRAHIRAMLERFKGNRTRAAEALDIQRTYLSRLIRDLEIDNDDVD